From Nicotiana tabacum cultivar K326 chromosome 22, ASM71507v2, whole genome shotgun sequence, one genomic window encodes:
- the LOC142175719 gene encoding uncharacterized protein LOC142175719: protein MTIGVASRPPLLLRFLPVVAAATAVPSSSMEGLLLPSSQLQVQATMLLRSPKRSNESYSKPTQKRAPLSLRRVAASLRLQLHHCCCCSRFCSSCFSPGLPSSSSSSSSLSSTSMDATVSSSSKPNSIALLLLRSSCFLLRFSSSFTSNDACFFVVFKSVYAQVRWFRLEFVRCSSLDIHGTYL, encoded by the exons ATGACCATTGGAGTAGCTTCACGTCCGCCATTGTTGCTGCGTTTTCTTCCAGTCGTtgcagctgctactgctgttcCTTCATCATCCATGGAGGGCCTTCTACTTCCATCTTCTCAACTTCAAGTCCAAGCGACCATGCTGCTCCGTTCTCCAAAACGCAGCAATGAGAGCTACTCGAAACCAACCCAAAAACGAGCTCCATTGTCGCTCCGTCGTGTTGCTGCGTCGCTGCGTCTTCAGCTTCACCATTGTtgctgctgctcacgtttctGCTCCAGCTGCTTCTCGCCGGGTCTGCCTTCGTcctcttcgtcgagctcaagcttgagctcgacatccatggacgCCACTGTTTCTTCTTCATCGAAGCCCAACTCCATCGCGCTACTGCTGCTCCGTTCCAGCTGCTTCTTGCTGcgtttttcttcatctttcaccTCAAATGATGCTTGTTTCTTTGTcgtcttcaagtccgtttatgCCCAAGTTCGTTGGTTTCGTTTAGAGTTCGTTCGATGTTCGTCGTTGGACATTCACG gtacatatctgtaa